In the genome of Pontibacter actiniarum, the window GAACGGGGAATACTGCAAACCCTACATGATTTGGGCATAGGTTTCGTGGCCTACTCACCGCTGGGCCGCGGTTTTTTGACCGGACAGATTCGTACCACAGACGATCTTCCGGAGAATGATTTCCGCCGTGCGATCCCCCGCTTTCAGGAAGCCCACTTCTCTAAAAACCTAGAGTTGGTCAAGGCTGTTGAGGCCTTAGCGAGAGAAAAGAACGTTACCCCTTCCCAATTGGCGCTAGCCTGGATCATGAGCAAGGGCATTTTACCCATTCCGGGCACCAAACGGAGAAAATACCTGGAGCAGAATATAGCGGCCACCGCTATTCAATTAAGCGGAGCAGACCTAGCTGGTCTGGAAAGTATTGTGCCGTTAGGGACTGATACCGGTAAACCGTACGATGAATTTAGCATGGGGCTTATTGACTGATTAACTCTCCGCGGCTGCATTTTTTGACAATGCAGCCGTTATTTTATAAGTTGTGGTACTTAAAGTAGTGTTATGAACTCTATTAATTCTGTCTCGGAATTTCACCGGCTGTTGTCTTTGCCAGAACCCCGCCATCCGCTGGTGAGTGTCATAAATCTGGCAGAAAGCGTTTTCCTGGAAGACAAGGTTTGGGAGGGTTTTATTAACCGGTTCTACTGCGTAGCCCTAAAAAGAGAAGCCAAGGGTAAAATAAGGTATGGTCAGCAACACTACGATTACGATAACGGTGTCTTGAGTTTTACTGCACCCAATCAGGTGCAGTATCTGGATCTGCAGCATATGGAATGCGGGTCGGGCCATCTGCTCATCTTCCATCCGGATTTTTTGCTTACCCATTCCTTGGCAAGCACTATTAACGGTTATGGTTTTTTTTCTTACGCAGTCCACGAGGCGCTGCATCTTTCCGCTGAAGAAGAAGATGATCTTATCATTATACTCCGCAAGATCGACAAGGAATGCCTGCATATTGATAAACACACACAGGGAATCATCCTGTCACAAGTCGAGTTGCTGCTTAACTATTCCAACCGCTTTTACGAGCGACAGTTTATCACCCGCAAGAACCACAACCATCAACTGCTTACGAAATTTGAACTTCTTGTTGAGGAGTATTTCAATTCCGATGCTACCATGCAACAGGGACTGTTAACGGTACAGCGTGTTGCAGAACGCATGAATCTATCGCCAAACTACCTAAGCGATCTCCTGCGCCTACACACCGGACAAAACACCCAGCAACATATCCACGAGAAGTTGATCGAAAAGGCAAAGGAAAAACTATCCACCACCAACTTATCGGTGAGCGAAATCGCTTATGCTTTGGGCTTTGAATATGCCCAGTCATTCAGCACGCTTTTTAAGAAGAAAACCCAAATGTCACCTCTGGAGTTTCGACAGTCATTTAACTGACAGCTCCAGGCTGCCACGGCCATCAGGAGCGCATAATAAAAAAAGCCTCTAAGCTCCAGCAGCGAAACTCACTTCAAATCCGGCTCCAAATTAACATAACCTGCAACTGCATGCCCTGTCTTTCGCCGCACCCGGTACGTCCCGCGGGCAAGCCGTGCCAACCTGTTTTGCGGTGAGCGTGGCGCTGGCGTGAAGACCGTGCTTCCAGATACCCGACCAAACCTTACCCTGTGCATGGCTGCCTTTCAAGGCTGCAACAAACTGTAAACAACCTGTTGCAAACTGCCACGGACTGTCTGTACCTCGAATGCTCCTCTGGCTGGCGTACAGCGCGTGCCTGCGGTTCCTGCCGATGCGGGAGTGTGCGGGGCTTCGCTTTCCCGTCCACAGACCTGCAAATGCAGTGTTTGGGCGCTCTGTATCGCCACAACACGATGCGTTTCAACGCCATGCGAAGGCAAAAAACATGCAACCGAACACACCAACGGTTTCACAAGTGTTTTCCGTGACAACTGCGTGATCCGTGCCGTAACATCCGCGCAAACCGCGGTTCAGCGGAGGGCGGTGCGCCGCCATTTTCCTATAAAGCACAAATTCATATGAGAACCAAGTAGTTACAGCCGCTCATGCCGCGGCCGCTCCCCTTTTTGGCTAAAGCACTACGGAGGCAGCGCCTGCCCCGGGTACGCCAGCACAGCGCAGCCTACTCCCCAAGGCAGTCGGGGCTCTTTTCCCCGCTCCCGTACCTGACAAGCAACCTGCACCTATCTAGCACGGCCTCCGCCGAGGAGCAGTTCGTCTCCCTGTTTGCCGCCTTCTGCGCCCGCCTGTCCGCGGTGGTGGGCAGTGTGAAGGAGTACTTCTTCTCTAGGCACATGAGGGGCTTGCCATCGAGGATGTAGAACCGCCGTTCCGTCACTTCGTCTCTAGTTTCGCCCTCCCCCACAAAACTCCACGACACATGCCTGCAAAGGGCAAAGAACACGGTGCCGTCTTTCATGAAATACTCGTCTGTCGCCGAGAAATGGCTGTATTCGCTGTAGGTGTGCCTTATCAGCCGTAATCCTCCTTCATCCGAGAGGTATACCACCCTTCCCACTTTCTCACCGCGGCAGTTGTAATCGAAGAAGGTGGAGTCCATACCGCCGCTTTCTGCTCTGGAGGCTATGTCATTGTACTCCCTTCTGAGGTCCTCCAGGCTCTCCAGCCTTTGTGGTGCGCTGGTAGCTGTATCGGGTGCCTCTGCCGTAGTGTCGACCACACCTTTACCGCCAGCTCCAGCCGCAGAATCAGTCGGAGGGCTCTCCCCGCATGAGAAGGCCGCGAAAAGGGTCAGCAAAGAAAGTAGCTTTCTCATAGTGTCTGTGTCTATCGATCTCCGATGTCACTATAAACGGCGGTTCCTCACCAATAGCCAGAATGACCGCAATCACGGAAGTCGCTTGCGTATCAAGGGAGTAGGAAGCCTAAGCTAAAGAACGGTCCTTCCCTCCCGCCCTATCGAATGGGCCGCCCCAGGGCTTTTTCGTATACAGGACAGTTACCCTAAACAAAAGGCGGCACTGGCTTATCGCTTCAACAAAATGACCTACTGCTCCCTTCTATAAACTGCAGGATGAAATACGTTTAACCCATACAACCTGTAGGCATCAATTTACCACAATAGCAAACTCTTGTTTCGGTATTCTTACCTTTTTAAGGTTGGCGAAGAAATCGTTTTCTTCATCACGATAGCCTAATGCGAGAAGGACAACACTTTTGAGTTTCCTTTTTTTCAATTCTAGGAGTTTATCAAATTTTTCAGCATCGAAACCTTCCATTGGTGTGGCATCTATTTTTAATGCAGCAGCAGCGATCATTCCGGTTCCTAAGCCAATGTATGCTTGCTTAGTGGACCAAACAAAGTTATCATAGTCGGTCTGTGCCAGGAGGTGGCTACTGATCGTGGTTTTAAAACCGGACAATTCTGCGATTGGTGTTTCTCTCTCTTGGGCAATTAACTGGATGTAAGCATCAATACTCTCCTGGCTGATTGAATCAAAGGCAGCAAACACCAGAAGGTGAGAGGCATCGGCAATCTGAGAATTAAACGAACCTTCCCCCAGCGTTTTTTTCAATGACGGGTTATCGACAATAAAAAGTCTATAGGGCTGGATTCCAATAGAGGACGCAGAAAGACGAATTGCCTCAATTATTTTTTCCAAATCTTCGTTCGACACTTTTCTGTTACTGAATTTTTTTGTGGCGTAACGCCATTTTAGATCATCTATCAATTTCATTTCTATTTCTTTTTCTTTTTAAGAATTATAGAGCAAAGCTAAGGATAGCGGGTTACCTTTTATAACTTAGTATCAAAAAGTAATAGTGACATTCGAGTAACCAAGTGACATGTTATGGAAAGAAAAGTAGAACCGATAAAGGAATGTGGTCAAACTATCATGGCAATTCATGATGTGATGGACCTGCTCAATGGCAAGTGGAAAGTATCGATTATCGCCTGCCTTTGCTTTGAAAAAATGCGGTACTCTGATCTGCTAAGAGAAGTAAGGGGCATATCGGGAAAAATGCTGGCGCGAGATTTGAAAGAACTGGAGATGAATCAACTTATCACAAGAACTGTTTTAAATACCCAGCCCGTGACGGTTGAATATGAGATAACGGAGTACGGCTCAACCCTTAAAAATTTAACGAGTACGATTGCCGAATGGGGGCTGGCACACCGGAAAAGGATAATGGATAACTAATCGCACTGTTTGAGAGCGAACACTGCTGCTAATCAAGTTGAAGCTTCTAGTACTCCACCCTCTCATACTATTGAGGGTACGGGGATATTATTCAGTGGTTTGCACAGAGCGAAGGCGCTGCTGTTTACACAAGCTGTGCCCTCACTCTAATCGGGGTAAGGATAACCAATTATAAAGATTTAACCTCCTCGTTGGATTGGGAAAACAAAATCGACCCTATTCCAGCGCCCGGTTTTGACACTTATACTTCCACGTAACCTGTTACATCTTCACAAGAGGCATCTACCCTTCTGGTGTTTTGCAATGACGTACCTACTTACCCCCTGCCTCTTATGCAGCACTAGGTGCACTCTCTTCCCTCCCCCATGCTCGGGCGCCTTCACTGCCTGCCAGCTTACGGCTTGCTGATCGGTTTCGCCAACGATGCGAACGGGATCTGCACCCTCTGAATAAACTGAGTACAGATATATGCTCAATATACACGCCTTTACTCCAATCTAGATACAATTAACCGTAATATGGAAACATGCCCTCTTTAGGATTTGTGGAATTTTGCATTGTTAACTTTAAAATCAAATAACAATGCAGAACGTAAGATTTAAAAACAGAACCTGGGATTTAGCAGGGCATTTACACCTTCCGGAAAACTTTGATGACACGCAGCAATATCCTGCCGTTGTTTGTGTACATCCGGGAAGTAGTGTGAAAGAACAAACCGCAGGCTTATATGCGGCCCAGCTGGCCAAAAACGGGTTTATTGCTTTAGCCTTTGATGCTTCTTTCCAAGGTGAAAGCAGTGGCGAACCGAGATTTTTGGAAGACCCTGCAACACGTGTCGAAGATATCCGCTGTGCGGTAGACTTTCTCACAACATTGGCGTATGTGGACAATGGCCGTATTGGAGCAATGGGTATCTGTGCAGGTGGCGGGTATGCTGCAAATGCTTCCATTTCGGAAAAAAGAATCAAAGCCGTTGCAAGTGTGGTAGGAACCAATCCGAGCAGGGCTTTCAGGGAAGGAAATCCGGAGGCAACACTTAAAGCAGTTGCGTTACAACGAACTTCCGAAGCCAATGGTGCAGAAAAGCTCATCAACAACTGGATACCCAATTCTGCCGAGGAAGCCAAAGGGGTAGGCATGGAAGAAATGGATTTGTTGGAAGCCATCGACTACTACAGGACAGCCCGTGGGCAACACCCGAATTCCTGTAATAAATTACTCTTTACAAGTATGTCCAACCTTATTCTTTTCGATGCTTTCCACCTGGCGGAATATTTTCTCACGCAACCGTTATTGGTGATTGTGGGCGATAAGGTGGGAGGCTTTGGGTCGTATCGGGATGGGTTCGAGTTGTATAACAAAGCTAGATCTACCAATAAGAAAATCCATATTGTAAAAGGCGCAAGCCATTATGATTTGTATGACCGTCCGGAAGCTACCGAAGAAGCATTGAAACAGATCATTCCTTTCTTTCAGGAAAATCTCTAAGCCATTTAGCTGATGGCAGGCAAAATGGCATCTGCGAATATTTACTAAACTTATTGATTTATCATGAACACAATTCTAAGAGTATCAGGTGTCATTTTGCTTCTTGCTGGATTCGCCTTAGCCTTTAAGCCCGATTTATTCGGTAAATTTTCAGCCCCTATAGATGCTTATCGGATGATAGAAAAAAGAGTAAAGTGGGGATTATTGATAGGTACTGGAATTTTCCTGATTTTCCATCACACCTGGACATCGTGGGGATTGATCGCAGCAGTATTATTAACGGCATTAACGTTTGGCGTCATCATGGCAAGGCTGCTGGGTTTTGTGCTGGATGGTTTATTCACTAAGCAGTTTTTGTGGTTGGGAATAGAAGTGGCGGCTTTCACCCTATTCTTTTTCATTCTGGAGGCAAAAATACTAAAATAGCCGAAGTAATAATTTTATGACATTGAGACAGTATGCAAATCATTGATTCCTTATCTGAGTTCCATCGGTTGTTATCCCTTACTCCGCCGCTGCATCCGCTAATTAGTGTGGTGCAAATTTCAGAATTACACGCAGTAGATTCTGAGGTATGGAAAAGGTTTGCCACAAGCTTTTACACGATTTCATTGAAAAAGAATATTCAGTCCAAAGTGAAATATGGCCAGAAATACTATGATTTCGACAGTGGCACGATGATTTTTACAGCACCTAAACAAGTGCAGTCTGTTGAAGCTGAGTTATCCAATAAATTCAACGCAACTACAGGATCCGGTTATGTACTGATGTTTCATCCGGATTTTTTAGTCAAACATCACTTAGCCGGAACCATTAAAAACTACGGTTTCTTTTCCTATGCAGTAAGCGAGGCGTTGCATCTTTCGGAAAAAGAAGAAAGCAGTGTGATTGCCATTTTCAGGAATATAGAAGAGGAATATCAACACATAGACCACCATACACAAGGCGTTATTCTTACGCACATAGATTTGTTGCTCAATTACAGCAACCGGTTTTACGAAAGGCAGTTCATCACCCGGAAGGCAGTAAATGATACTTTGCTTGCAAAAACCGAACACTTGGTCAATGAATATTTCAACACTGAAACGGGCTTGCAAAAAGGTATCCTTACCGTAGAGTATTTGGCAAACCTACTTAACTTATCCCCAAACTATCTAAGCGATAGCTTGCGTTCGCTTACTGGACAAGGTGCACAGCAACTTATCCATGAAAAATTAATAGAAAAAGCAAAAGAGTACCTCACAACAACCACTTTATCGGTTTCCGAAATTGCTTATAATCTGGGTTTTGAGCATTCGCAATCGTTCAATAAGTTGTTTAAAAGCAAAACCGAAATGTCGCCTTTGGAGTTTAGGCGCTCGTTTAACTGAAAATTTCTACCTCAACAATGGATGTTGAGCAGTTGGGCTCAATGTCAACTCATATAAATTCTGCTCCCCTACTCTCCATTAAATCAGGGAACAAGTCTTTAACTTAAAGCGACAGTTTGCGTCTTGGTTTAGTCCGATGATTGCTGATTTATAGTAAAGGCTATTGCTGCCTCAT includes:
- a CDS encoding alpha/beta hydrolase; the encoded protein is MQNVRFKNRTWDLAGHLHLPENFDDTQQYPAVVCVHPGSSVKEQTAGLYAAQLAKNGFIALAFDASFQGESSGEPRFLEDPATRVEDIRCAVDFLTTLAYVDNGRIGAMGICAGGGYAANASISEKRIKAVASVVGTNPSRAFREGNPEATLKAVALQRTSEANGAEKLINNWIPNSAEEAKGVGMEEMDLLEAIDYYRTARGQHPNSCNKLLFTSMSNLILFDAFHLAEYFLTQPLLVIVGDKVGGFGSYRDGFELYNKARSTNKKIHIVKGASHYDLYDRPEATEEALKQIIPFFQENL
- a CDS encoding winged helix-turn-helix transcriptional regulator encodes the protein MERKVEPIKECGQTIMAIHDVMDLLNGKWKVSIIACLCFEKMRYSDLLREVRGISGKMLARDLKELEMNQLITRTVLNTQPVTVEYEITEYGSTLKNLTSTIAEWGLAHRKRIMDN
- a CDS encoding helix-turn-helix domain-containing protein, whose amino-acid sequence is MQIIDSLSEFHRLLSLTPPLHPLISVVQISELHAVDSEVWKRFATSFYTISLKKNIQSKVKYGQKYYDFDSGTMIFTAPKQVQSVEAELSNKFNATTGSGYVLMFHPDFLVKHHLAGTIKNYGFFSYAVSEALHLSEKEESSVIAIFRNIEEEYQHIDHHTQGVILTHIDLLLNYSNRFYERQFITRKAVNDTLLAKTEHLVNEYFNTETGLQKGILTVEYLANLLNLSPNYLSDSLRSLTGQGAQQLIHEKLIEKAKEYLTTTTLSVSEIAYNLGFEHSQSFNKLFKSKTEMSPLEFRRSFN
- a CDS encoding NAD(P)H-dependent oxidoreductase, with product MKLIDDLKWRYATKKFSNRKVSNEDLEKIIEAIRLSASSIGIQPYRLFIVDNPSLKKTLGEGSFNSQIADASHLLVFAAFDSISQESIDAYIQLIAQERETPIAELSGFKTTISSHLLAQTDYDNFVWSTKQAYIGLGTGMIAAAALKIDATPMEGFDAEKFDKLLELKKRKLKSVVLLALGYRDEENDFFANLKKVRIPKQEFAIVVN
- a CDS encoding helix-turn-helix domain-containing protein, yielding MNSINSVSEFHRLLSLPEPRHPLVSVINLAESVFLEDKVWEGFINRFYCVALKREAKGKIRYGQQHYDYDNGVLSFTAPNQVQYLDLQHMECGSGHLLIFHPDFLLTHSLASTINGYGFFSYAVHEALHLSAEEEDDLIIILRKIDKECLHIDKHTQGIILSQVELLLNYSNRFYERQFITRKNHNHQLLTKFELLVEEYFNSDATMQQGLLTVQRVAERMNLSPNYLSDLLRLHTGQNTQQHIHEKLIEKAKEKLSTTNLSVSEIAYALGFEYAQSFSTLFKKKTQMSPLEFRQSFN